Proteins from a single region of Nerophis lumbriciformis linkage group LG36, RoL_Nlum_v2.1, whole genome shotgun sequence:
- the nudcd2 gene encoding nudC domain-containing protein 2 has product MSVHFDERSGVVPCQTSWGSWSQTMEEIFIEVNVPPGTSAKQVKCRLGARDMELHVEGKEVIKGRLFGTTVSDEATWTLEDKCLIRIVLMKTNREAGNCWSSLLEGEYSANAWVQDQMQRKLTLERFQRENPGFDFSGAEISGNFAGGGPDFSSLQK; this is encoded by the exons ATGTCGGTGCACTTCGACGAGAGGAGCGGGGTTGTCCCATGCCAGACAAGCTGGGGCTCCTGGAGCCAAACTATGGAGGAGATCTTCATCGAAGTCAACGTTCCTCCGGGGACATCTGCCAAACAAGTCAAATGTCGTTTGGGAGCCAGAGACATGGAGCTCCACGTCGAAGGGAAAGAAGTTATAAAG GGGCGGTTGTTTGGCACAACTGTTTCGGATGAGGCCACGTGGACACTGG AGGATAAGTGTCTCATCCGAATTGTCCTGATGAAGACCAACAGAGAGGCTGGGAACTGCTGGTCTTCCTTGTTGGAGGGAGAGTACTCTGCCAATGCTTGGGTCCAGGACCAGATGCAGAGAAAGCTCACACTGGAAAGGTTCCAGCGAGAG AATCCTGGATTTGACTTCAGCGGGGCAGAGATTTCTGGAAACTTTGCTGGTGGTGGTCCAGACTTTTCCAGTTTACAAAAGTGA